The genomic region ACTTCTTACATCGAAAAAATAAGTTCTTCTACCTGCTCTTAAAACTTTAGAGAATATTTCCTCTTTCTCCATCATTCCCTTGTCGCTCATAAAATAGATTCTTTAATGGTTGTTATTAACGAGCTCAAAAATCTAAAAATTTTTAACATCTAGCAAAAAATTTTCACATTTCTTTTTCATTTAGTTGTTTAGCGTAGAGTTCTTTGTAGTATCCTTCAGTAGTAATCAGTTGCTCATGACTGCCTTCCTGTACTACCAGTCCGTCTTCAAGGATAATGATCCTGTCAGCATTTTTAGCTGAAGAAATTCTATGACTCACGATGATCGTAGTTTTCTCCTTCGTTATTTCGAAGAGATTATTCAGAATTTCTTCTTCGGTTTCAGTATCAACTGCAGATAAACAATCATCAAATAAGAGAATTTCGGGATCATGTATAATTGCCCTCGCAATAGACACCCGTTGCTTTTGTCCGCCAGAAAGGGTAATTCCTCGTTCACCTAGAACAGTGTCGTAACCTTTGCTGAAAGCCTGAATATTTTTATGTACTGATGCATTTTTTGCCGCTGTAATAATTTCTTCCTCGGAAGCGTCTGTTTTTCCGAATTTGATATTATTTCTAATACTGTCACTAAATAGGAAAGCATCCTGTGGGACGTAACCAATATTTTCCCGAAGACTTTCCAGGTTCACAGTATCTATTTTGCGACCATCAACTAACAACTCACCCTGATCAATATCGTAAAGACGACCAATCAATTCCAGAATGGTCGATTTACCAGAACCAGTCTTTCCAATCACTGCCAGTGTTTCCCCTTTTTCAACTTTAAAACTTACATTCTTAAGAGCAGTAATATTAGTATCATCGTAAGTAAAGCTCACATTCTTAAATTCAATACTACCATTGATCGTATCCTGTTCGGCCTTGGGATTGGTAATTTCAGGTTTCTCACTAAGAAATTCATTGATCCGTTCCTGGGATGCTTCCGCCTGCTGAACCAGGGAGGTTACCCATCCAATAGCTGCAACCGGCCAGGTTAGCATATTTACATAAAGTATGAATTCTACGAGCACGTCGATATTCTCGATCTCTCCGGAAATGATCTGCCTACCTCCAATATAGATCACGATAATATTACTAAT from Christiangramia sp. OXR-203 harbors:
- a CDS encoding ABC transporter ATP-binding protein, with amino-acid sequence MKNLQHLNKYFYKYKWKLLIGLVITIAARIFGIYYIPLIGESTVIIEEYINGEVTDVSVLKDELLYNILLIIGTTLISAFLTFLMRQTFIVVSRHMEYDLKNEVYRHYQDLSLNFYKKNRTGDLMNRISEDVSKVRLYLGPAIMYSVTTFTSTVVVLIFMIQAAPLLTLYTVIPLPVLAFSIYKLSVAIHKRSTVVQQYLSKLNTFTQESFSGIAVIKSYGLEPQTNNNFTELSNGSRDKNIDLVKVQAFFFPLMILLIGISNIIVIYIGGRQIISGEIENIDVLVEFILYVNMLTWPVAAIGWVTSLVQQAEASQERINEFLSEKPEITNPKAEQDTINGSIEFKNVSFTYDDTNITALKNVSFKVEKGETLAVIGKTGSGKSTILELIGRLYDIDQGELLVDGRKIDTVNLESLRENIGYVPQDAFLFSDSIRNNIKFGKTDASEEEIITAAKNASVHKNIQAFSKGYDTVLGERGITLSGGQKQRVSIARAIIHDPEILLFDDCLSAVDTETEEEILNNLFEITKEKTTIIVSHRISSAKNADRIIILEDGLVVQEGSHEQLITTEGYYKELYAKQLNEKEM